One genomic region from Dermacentor variabilis isolate Ectoservices chromosome 6, ASM5094787v1, whole genome shotgun sequence encodes:
- the LOC142584432 gene encoding uncharacterized protein LOC142584432, with protein sequence MKAFVAIALLSAASLAYAGPRPSSKVDVQVGGLGNGVPGAGVTGSGFGRPARPSSAHGPFSASFPGVSFGSGVGTAGSGFGSGVSSVGFGSGSGVGPAGSGSGVSSSFPSVSTSGGFGTGFSGGFPSLPSVLPGSSVSSSFGSSGSLGSNAGPAGRPGSTGSFGIVPSGSSFGSSYPGGYGFFSGPAYGPAYYGNGGFNGFYGNGFGNGVGDGGYYGAGFAPFGGYGYGSGYGSGYGSGYGPGYGSGFDSGLGGYGGHFGGNFGGFGGPSGFYAFPGQSYFGAQPGHGFSFGPSRLGSSYGRTGSSRSAGATGNAGSRSSSSPSASSNQL encoded by the exons CCTCCCTGGCGTACGCTGGGCCACGTCCCTCTTCGAAGGTGGACGTTCAAGTTGGCGGCCTCGGCAATGGAGTCCCTGGCGCTGGAGTCACCGGAAGCGGCTTCGGTCGCCCGGCCAGACCTTCCAGTGCCCACGGACCGTTCTCCGCATCATTCCCCGGAGTAAGCTTTGGAAGTGGAGTAGGCACCGCCGGATCCGGCTTTGGAAGTGGAGTAAGCTCCGTGGGATTTGGCTCTGGAAGTGGAGTAGGCCCCGCCGGATCTGGCTCCGGTGTCAGCTCAAGCTTTCCCTCCGTGAGCACATCGGGAGGATTCGGAACAGGGTTTAGTGGAGGTTTTCCTTCATTGCCAAGCGTACTTCCCGGAAGTTCTGTCTCGTCCTCCTTTGGCAGTTCCGGGTCTCTTGGATCTAATGCTGGACCCGCGGGACGACCCGGCTCTACAGGATCGTTTGGCATAGTTCCGAGTGGAAGCTCGTTTGGTTCGTCGTACCCTGGAGGCTATGGTTTCTTTAGTGGACCCGCTTATGGCCCCGCATATTACGGAAACGGCGGCTTCAATGGCTTCTACGGCAACGGCTTCGGCAACGGCGTCGGCGACGGAGGTTATTATGGTGCTGGTTTTGCTCCTTTTGGCGGCTATGGCTATGGCTCTGGCTACGGCTCCGGCTATGGTTCCGGCTATGGCCCCGGCTATGGCTCCGGTTTTGATTCTGGCCTTGGAGGCTACGGAGGCCACTTTGGCGGCAACTTCGGTGGTTTCGGTGGCCCCTCTGGGTTTTACGCCTTCCCTGGCCAAAGCTACTTTGGTGCCCAGCCGGGCCACGGATTTAGCTTCGGCCCTAGCCGTTTGGGAAGCAGCTATGGTAGAACTGGATCTTCCCGAAGTGCGGGAGCAACTGGAAATGCTGGCTCTAGAAGCTCCAG CTCACCCTCTGCTTCATCTAACCAGTTATGA